One genomic window of Halorhabdus sp. CBA1104 includes the following:
- a CDS encoding PAS domain S-box protein yields MCAAVAKKQSDVLVVTADESFANACQKQLPSQAALAVETVSTVGAAIDRLVAENGIDCIVSDHDLPDTDGIAFLEAVRSQAPTLPFVLFTSEGSEGIASRAITADVTEYLIKDDHSGQWAQLAALITDAVAYRRAHAEFRETDIHATALLDAAHDMIAVVRDREVAFINETGLELMGLPDRSAVPDRLLSQALSSREVDDFEERLEAVRDGSQSLDRVAGTLTQTDGTTVPVAVTATHFGWADEPATVLVVRDVSDREQREQDLELKDRVLSAAPIGITIADATEPDNPLIYANDAFQALTGYNEGQILGYNCRVLQGPNTDPARVAQIRAGIEREQPVTVELRNYRADGSQFWNRVTVAPVENDAGEVTHYVGFQQDVTELQERTEQLAHYKRAIDGANERIAAVDTNYEYIFANPAYREFHGIEDDVREVTLREGIGQEAFAIARPYVERVFAGESVQYRTTRDVPDKPTRTFNVRYHPLADPSGGVAGVVATLQDLTAQVEREKQLTTLDRLLRHNIRNELNTILGRASMIKEAGDTIEQQAEPIERAAERILEQAEKEREIIKLLRAVSTPQSIDLVTIVETVRDTLETAYPEATVAVETPESVTVQTIAEIEQAIEEVIENAIVHTESETPKVTVTVERGPETVEVTVADRGPGIPAEERQVIRDDSPVEPLRHSAGMGLWLVKRICTRAGGTVRFAENDPRGSVVTLVIPRRNPSIDETQVGTTIESN; encoded by the coding sequence ATGTGCGCGGCCGTGGCGAAAAAACAGAGCGACGTCCTCGTGGTCACGGCCGATGAGAGTTTTGCCAACGCCTGTCAGAAGCAGCTACCGAGCCAGGCCGCCCTGGCGGTCGAAACAGTTTCGACGGTCGGGGCCGCGATCGATCGGCTCGTCGCCGAGAACGGGATCGACTGCATCGTCAGCGATCACGACCTGCCAGACACTGATGGGATCGCGTTTCTGGAAGCCGTCCGATCCCAGGCACCGACGCTACCCTTTGTCCTCTTTACGAGCGAGGGCAGCGAGGGGATCGCGAGTCGAGCGATCACCGCTGACGTGACCGAATACCTCATCAAGGACGACCACAGTGGCCAGTGGGCGCAACTCGCAGCCCTCATCACGGATGCGGTCGCGTACCGCCGAGCCCACGCGGAGTTCCGGGAGACGGACATCCACGCCACGGCCCTGCTGGATGCTGCCCACGACATGATCGCAGTCGTCCGGGATCGAGAGGTGGCGTTCATCAACGAAACCGGGCTCGAACTCATGGGACTGCCAGATCGCTCGGCCGTCCCGGACCGATTGCTCTCCCAAGCGTTGTCCAGCCGGGAAGTCGACGACTTCGAGGAGCGACTCGAAGCTGTCCGAGACGGGTCCCAGAGCCTCGATCGAGTCGCCGGGACCCTCACGCAGACGGACGGAACGACCGTGCCCGTGGCGGTGACCGCCACGCACTTCGGGTGGGCCGACGAGCCGGCGACCGTTCTCGTCGTTCGGGACGTCAGCGACCGCGAGCAACGCGAGCAGGACCTGGAACTGAAAGACCGCGTACTGAGCGCGGCACCGATCGGGATCACCATCGCCGACGCAACCGAGCCGGACAACCCACTGATCTACGCCAACGACGCTTTCCAAGCACTCACCGGCTACAACGAGGGGCAAATCCTCGGGTACAACTGCCGGGTCCTCCAGGGACCCAACACCGACCCCGCACGCGTCGCCCAGATCCGCGCGGGGATCGAACGCGAACAGCCAGTTACCGTCGAATTGCGGAATTATCGGGCCGACGGCAGCCAATTTTGGAACCGTGTGACCGTCGCCCCAGTCGAGAACGATGCGGGGGAGGTCACCCACTACGTCGGCTTTCAGCAGGACGTGACTGAACTCCAAGAACGGACTGAACAACTGGCCCACTACAAGCGGGCCATCGACGGCGCGAACGAACGCATCGCGGCCGTCGATACCAACTACGAGTACATCTTCGCCAACCCGGCCTATCGCGAGTTCCACGGCATCGAGGACGATGTGCGAGAGGTAACCCTCCGTGAAGGCATCGGGCAGGAGGCGTTCGCGATCGCTCGCCCGTACGTCGAACGGGTGTTCGCGGGTGAATCGGTCCAGTACCGGACGACCCGAGACGTCCCGGATAAACCCACCCGGACGTTCAACGTCCGCTATCACCCGCTCGCGGATCCATCGGGAGGCGTCGCGGGCGTCGTCGCCACGCTCCAGGATCTGACCGCACAGGTCGAACGGGAGAAGCAACTGACCACACTCGATCGGCTGTTGCGACACAACATCCGCAACGAGTTGAACACGATCCTCGGCCGGGCATCGATGATCAAAGAGGCAGGTGACACGATCGAACAACAGGCCGAACCGATCGAGCGGGCGGCCGAGCGTATTCTCGAACAGGCCGAGAAAGAACGGGAGATCATCAAACTGCTGAGGGCCGTCTCGACGCCACAGTCGATCGACCTCGTGACGATAGTCGAGACAGTCCGGGACACTCTCGAAACGGCCTATCCGGAAGCAACCGTGGCCGTCGAGACACCGGAGTCAGTCACAGTCCAGACGATCGCTGAGATCGAACAGGCCATCGAGGAAGTCATCGAAAACGCCATCGTCCACACCGAAAGCGAGACGCCCAAAGTGACAGTCACCGTCGAGAGAGGACCCGAGACGGTCGAAGTCACGGTGGCGGATCGTGGCCCCGGCATCCCGGCCGAGGAACGGCAAG
- a CDS encoding HAMP domain-containing sensor histidine kinase: protein MPQPEETGNEAHAQPSESSEERAPERTPVLTLVSSPGNRRVLEDWLADHEAYRHVSRDADVRTADFECCLLDKEMLFEHRASLLERQASEGSILPYLLLVPEASHGKMRTQLETEYPDLWAAIDGLIDMPISKDRLAERIATVLRLRGQSVAVNQQREQLDVLNRVLRHDIRNDVHVILAWTENLGEMVSPDGQESIEKILRAGNHVVELTTSAHDIAEMIHGEGSPDLSAVSLERILTDELEKRQETHPGADISMPDPPSPETRVRTNEMLSSVFRNLVNNAVQHNDSTEPAVTVTVEEYDDRVSVVVADNGPGIPDEHQDRLFSEGKAGMDSEGTGMGLFLVDRLVESYGGEVRIEDRTTGPKGGTVFVVELPMAPERG from the coding sequence ATGCCACAGCCTGAAGAGACCGGCAACGAGGCACACGCCCAGCCCAGCGAGTCAAGCGAGGAGCGAGCACCCGAACGGACGCCGGTCTTGACACTCGTGTCTAGTCCGGGAAATCGGCGAGTACTCGAAGACTGGCTAGCCGATCACGAGGCGTATCGACACGTCTCGCGTGACGCCGACGTCCGTACAGCCGACTTCGAGTGTTGCCTACTCGACAAAGAGATGCTGTTCGAACACCGGGCGAGCCTGCTCGAACGGCAGGCCAGCGAGGGGAGTATCCTGCCGTATCTGTTGCTCGTCCCCGAAGCAAGCCACGGCAAGATGCGGACCCAACTCGAAACCGAGTACCCTGACCTGTGGGCGGCGATCGACGGGCTGATAGACATGCCAATCTCCAAGGATCGCCTGGCAGAGCGGATTGCAACGGTGCTCCGGCTGCGCGGCCAGTCCGTCGCCGTAAATCAACAACGCGAGCAACTCGACGTGTTGAACCGGGTCCTCCGCCACGACATCCGCAACGACGTCCACGTCATCTTGGCCTGGACGGAGAACCTCGGGGAGATGGTTTCGCCCGATGGACAGGAGTCTATCGAGAAGATCCTCCGGGCGGGCAATCACGTCGTCGAACTCACAACGAGTGCGCACGATATCGCGGAGATGATTCACGGCGAGGGGTCGCCAGATCTATCGGCCGTCTCCCTCGAACGGATTCTCACGGACGAACTCGAAAAGCGACAGGAAACACACCCAGGAGCCGACATTTCGATGCCCGATCCCCCGAGTCCGGAGACACGCGTTCGGACCAACGAGATGCTCTCCTCGGTGTTTCGCAATCTGGTCAACAATGCCGTCCAGCACAACGATTCCACGGAGCCAGCGGTCACGGTCACTGTCGAAGAATACGACGATCGCGTCAGCGTCGTGGTTGCGGACAACGGGCCTGGGATCCCCGACGAGCACCAAGACCGACTGTTCAGCGAGGGGAAAGCGGGGATGGACAGTGAGGGGACCGGGATGGGACTGTTCCTCGTCGACCGACTGGTCGAGAGTTACGGTGGCGAGGTCCGGATCGAGGATCGAACGACGGGCCCAAAGGGAGGGACCGTGTTCGTCGTCGAGTTGCCGATGGCTCCCGAGCGGGGCTGA
- a CDS encoding ATPase domain-containing protein has product MTILSGPTGAGKTTTGVQFLTRAAIEETEGILFQFEEAERTIRERADAIGMPLKKVLEEGCLSIVEIEPDAYTVGEFEQLIREAVRDGVELVMIDGTQGFKQNLRGLEDPTAALLRVGRYLRAAGVSTILVNEVHNITGDFRATEERTSNLADNLVFLRHVEYRGELRKVIGALKMRTSDFEHSLRELEITPEGIRVGEPLPQLRGILTGTPDWETADVPDETNAKQD; this is encoded by the coding sequence GTGACGATCCTGAGTGGCCCGACCGGTGCGGGCAAGACGACGACCGGGGTGCAGTTCCTCACGCGAGCAGCCATCGAAGAAACCGAAGGCATCCTCTTCCAGTTCGAGGAGGCCGAACGGACGATCCGCGAGCGGGCCGACGCGATCGGCATGCCACTCAAGAAAGTACTCGAAGAGGGGTGTCTGTCGATCGTCGAAATCGAGCCCGACGCATACACTGTCGGTGAGTTCGAGCAACTGATTCGAGAAGCCGTGAGGGATGGGGTCGAGTTGGTGATGATCGACGGCACACAGGGGTTCAAACAGAACCTCCGGGGTCTCGAGGACCCGACGGCTGCGCTGTTGCGGGTCGGTCGATACCTGCGGGCAGCCGGCGTCTCGACGATCCTGGTCAACGAGGTCCACAATATCACGGGGGACTTTCGGGCCACCGAGGAACGGACGAGCAACCTCGCGGACAACCTCGTCTTCCTGCGTCACGTCGAGTACCGCGGCGAGTTGCGGAAAGTCATCGGCGCGTTGAAGATGCGGACCAGCGACTTCGAGCACAGCCTGCGGGAACTCGAAATCACGCCCGAGGGGATCCGCGTCGGCGAGCCACTCCCCCAGCTGCGCGGCATTCTCACCGGGACACCGGACTGGGAAACGGCCGACGTCCCGGACGAGACCAACGCGAAACAGGACTGA
- a CDS encoding beta-ribofuranosylaminobenzene 5'-phosphate synthase family protein, translating into MTRVSIGPRLHAGFQNLSLARDRLYGGIGLAIDEPRLVLEAHRADSLVCSDGAVEPYARRAIEALDVPGATVTVSHRFDRHAGLGSGTRLALAAVVAIADAYGLDPAVRERAPALGRGGRSGVGIATFRQGGFVIDGGHPTERFTHSPPETGAWTTPPVVARHDVPDSWRFVLVTPAGETGRSGQGEDASMRTAVERADPGIADEIAPLLTQRLLPAIAEGDRATFGAAISRLGRLNGAWYADEQGGVYRPPAGQLIEALSGVPGVDGVTQSSWGPTVYAITGPARSDHVREAAVEALETIGIDGTVRIASPDNDGYRIEPGE; encoded by the coding sequence ATGACGCGGGTATCGATCGGCCCACGCTTACACGCCGGCTTCCAAAATCTCTCGCTCGCGCGTGATCGCCTCTATGGAGGGATCGGACTCGCGATCGACGAGCCACGGCTCGTCCTCGAAGCCCACCGGGCCGACTCCCTCGTCTGTTCCGATGGCGCTGTCGAACCGTACGCACGCCGGGCGATCGAGGCACTGGACGTCCCAGGGGCGACAGTCACGGTTAGCCACCGCTTCGACCGCCACGCCGGCCTCGGGAGCGGGACGCGCCTCGCGCTCGCCGCGGTAGTCGCGATCGCCGACGCCTACGGACTGGATCCGGCCGTCCGGGAACGAGCCCCTGCACTCGGTCGGGGCGGGCGTAGCGGGGTCGGAATCGCGACGTTCCGCCAAGGTGGGTTCGTCATCGACGGCGGTCACCCGACCGAGCGGTTTACCCACAGCCCCCCGGAGACGGGTGCCTGGACCACACCGCCGGTCGTCGCTCGCCACGACGTGCCCGACTCCTGGCGGTTCGTCCTCGTCACGCCGGCGGGTGAGACAGGCCGGAGCGGCCAAGGCGAGGACGCAAGCATGCGAACAGCCGTCGAACGAGCCGATCCCGGGATCGCCGACGAGATCGCGCCCTTACTGACCCAGCGCTTGCTTCCCGCGATCGCCGAGGGCGACCGGGCCACGTTCGGGGCGGCGATCTCGCGGCTCGGTCGTCTCAACGGCGCCTGGTACGCCGACGAACAGGGTGGCGTTTACCGGCCGCCCGCGGGCCAGTTGATCGAGGCGCTCTCGGGCGTGCCCGGCGTCGATGGCGTCACCCAGTCCTCCTGGGGGCCGACAGTCTATGCGATCACGGGACCAGCGCGGAGCGATCACGTCCGCGAGGCGGCTGTCGAGGCACTCGAGACAATCGGCATCGACGGCACCGTTCGCATCGCTTCGCCGGACAACGACGGGTATCGTATCGAACCTGGTGAGTGA
- a CDS encoding alpha/beta hydrolase has translation MTARRWSRRTVLASVMATVAGCTGIERDGETATDPLPATTTDRPTRSDDEPPATTTADPADTERPETTSVDGDRQTNVPFRETPERTLELDLYEPPAGTDRPFVLFAHGGGWIGGDKGYRPMFDELVDAGFVVADVQYRLAQEKQYPAAVRDVVAALKWLRANADAHGIDPERGALSGYSAGAHLAALVAVAPAHERFQPADFHPDVPVAVDALVGYSGPYDFTDAGIGDNPLVAAFFGPEADVETLREGSPVTHVDSGDPPALLVHGTEDGVVPVRSTAVLADAYRDAGVTVEVITGEGADHGMIDSAEWREQTGAKQRQFLTAHLGGTRSER, from the coding sequence ATGACAGCACGTCGCTGGTCGCGTCGGACCGTATTGGCGAGTGTGATGGCTACCGTCGCCGGCTGTACGGGCATAGAGAGGGATGGCGAAACAGCGACGGACCCGCTGCCAGCGACGACCACCGATCGGCCGACGCGAAGCGACGACGAACCACCAGCCACAACGACAGCCGACCCAGCCGATACCGAGCGTCCCGAGACGACCAGTGTCGACGGCGACCGACAGACGAACGTGCCGTTCAGGGAGACCCCAGAGCGGACGCTCGAACTCGATCTCTACGAGCCGCCAGCAGGCACCGACCGACCGTTCGTGCTCTTTGCCCACGGCGGGGGCTGGATCGGCGGCGACAAGGGATACCGACCGATGTTCGACGAACTGGTCGATGCTGGATTCGTCGTCGCGGACGTCCAGTACCGGCTGGCCCAAGAGAAGCAGTATCCCGCGGCCGTCCGGGACGTCGTCGCGGCCCTGAAGTGGCTCCGGGCCAACGCCGACGCCCACGGCATCGACCCGGAGCGGGGCGCGCTTTCGGGGTACTCCGCGGGCGCACACCTGGCAGCACTCGTCGCCGTTGCCCCGGCACACGAACGGTTCCAGCCTGCAGACTTTCATCCGGACGTCCCGGTCGCCGTCGACGCGCTGGTGGGCTATAGTGGCCCCTACGACTTCACCGACGCCGGCATCGGGGACAATCCGCTTGTCGCTGCGTTCTTCGGCCCCGAGGCGGACGTGGAAACGCTGCGGGAGGGATCGCCGGTCACACACGTCGACAGCGGCGATCCGCCGGCGTTGCTGGTCCACGGAACGGAAGACGGGGTTGTCCCCGTTCGTTCGACGGCAGTCCTCGCCGACGCCTACCGGGACGCAGGCGTGACGGTCGAGGTGATCACAGGCGAGGGGGCCGACCACGGCATGATCGACAGCGCGGAGTGGCGCGAACAGACGGGAGCGAAACAGCGGCAGTTCCTCACCGCCCACCTCGGCGGTACCCGTTCAGAACGATAG
- the uvrB gene encoding excinuclease ABC subunit UvrB, with translation MSDTGGPLSPDRPDAETTFRVEAPFDPAGDQPDAIAQLADGFRQGMDEQTLLGVTGSGKTNTVSWVVEEIQQPTLVIAHNKTLAAQLYEEFRELFPDNAVEYFVSYYDYYQPEAYVEQTDKYIEKDASINDEIDRLRHSATRSLLTRDDVIVVASVSAIYGLGDPRNYIDMSLHLEVGQEIDRDELLARLVDLNYERNDVEFTHGTFRVRGDTVEIYPMYGRYALRVEFWGEEIDRISKLDPLESELKSEEPAALIHPAEHYSIPEQRLEDAIAEIEELLDQRVSYFERQGDLVAAQRIEERTTFDLEMLEETGYCSGIENYSVHLSDRESGQAPYTLLDYFPDDFLTVVDESHQTIPQVRGQYAGDKSRKDSLVENGFRLPTAYDNRPLTFEEFEEKTDQTLYVSATPGEYEREQSAQVVEQIVRPTYLVDPEIEVSSAQSQVEDLLDRLDSLPDDERALVTTLTKRMAEDLTEYLQEAGVAVEYMHDETDTLERHELVRGLRAGEFDVLVGINLLREGLDIPEVSLVGILDADQAGFLRSETTLVQTMGRAARNVNGNVVLYADDPSDAMEAAIEETKRRRRIQREYNAEHGHEPATIEKAIGETNLPGSKTDTGESATADPNDEEDAARLVEELQQRMEAAADNLEFELAADIRDRIRELREEYDLDGPEDPGAEGVPAPER, from the coding sequence ATGAGCGACACCGGCGGCCCTCTCTCGCCCGACCGCCCCGATGCCGAGACGACGTTCCGCGTCGAGGCCCCGTTCGATCCCGCAGGCGATCAGCCCGACGCCATCGCACAACTCGCCGACGGGTTCCGGCAGGGCATGGACGAACAGACCCTCCTCGGTGTCACTGGCTCTGGCAAGACCAACACCGTCTCGTGGGTCGTCGAAGAGATCCAGCAGCCGACGCTGGTCATCGCCCACAACAAGACGCTGGCGGCCCAACTCTACGAAGAGTTTCGGGAGCTCTTTCCGGACAACGCCGTCGAGTACTTCGTCTCCTACTACGATTACTACCAGCCCGAGGCCTACGTCGAACAGACCGACAAGTACATCGAGAAAGACGCCTCGATCAACGACGAAATCGATCGGCTGCGCCACTCGGCGACCCGCTCGTTGCTAACCCGTGACGATGTGATCGTCGTCGCCTCGGTCTCGGCCATCTACGGCCTCGGTGACCCCAGAAACTACATCGACATGTCGCTGCACCTCGAAGTCGGCCAGGAGATCGACCGCGACGAGTTACTGGCCCGGCTCGTCGACCTGAACTACGAGCGCAACGACGTCGAGTTTACCCACGGCACGTTCCGCGTCCGTGGCGACACCGTCGAGATCTACCCGATGTACGGCCGGTATGCCCTTCGCGTCGAGTTCTGGGGCGAGGAGATCGACCGCATCTCGAAGCTCGATCCACTGGAAAGCGAGCTCAAAAGCGAGGAACCGGCGGCCCTGATCCACCCCGCCGAACACTACTCGATCCCCGAGCAGCGACTGGAAGACGCAATCGCGGAGATCGAGGAGCTGCTGGACCAACGGGTCAGTTACTTCGAGCGCCAGGGCGACCTGGTGGCCGCCCAGCGCATCGAGGAGCGGACGACCTTCGATCTGGAGATGCTCGAAGAGACCGGCTACTGTTCGGGCATCGAGAACTACTCCGTCCACCTCTCGGATCGGGAATCAGGCCAAGCCCCCTACACCCTACTGGATTACTTCCCCGATGACTTCCTGACGGTCGTCGACGAGTCCCACCAGACGATCCCCCAAGTTCGGGGCCAGTACGCGGGCGACAAATCCCGCAAGGACTCCCTGGTCGAGAACGGCTTCCGCCTGCCGACGGCCTACGACAATCGCCCGCTGACCTTCGAGGAATTCGAGGAAAAGACCGACCAAACGCTGTACGTGAGCGCGACGCCTGGCGAGTACGAACGCGAGCAAAGCGCGCAGGTCGTCGAGCAGATCGTCCGTCCGACCTATCTCGTCGACCCCGAAATCGAAGTCAGCTCCGCCCAGTCGCAGGTCGAGGACCTGCTGGATCGTCTCGACAGCCTCCCGGACGACGAGCGGGCCTTGGTCACGACGCTGACCAAACGGATGGCCGAAGATCTCACCGAGTATCTCCAAGAGGCAGGCGTCGCCGTCGAGTACATGCACGACGAGACCGACACGCTCGAACGGCACGAACTGGTCCGGGGGCTGCGGGCCGGGGAGTTCGACGTCCTCGTCGGGATCAACCTCCTCCGGGAGGGCCTGGACATTCCGGAGGTGAGCCTGGTGGGCATTCTGGACGCCGACCAGGCGGGGTTCCTGCGCAGCGAGACGACGTTGGTCCAGACGATGGGCCGGGCCGCCCGGAACGTCAACGGGAACGTCGTGCTGTACGCCGACGATCCGAGCGACGCCATGGAGGCAGCCATCGAGGAGACCAAGCGCCGGCGACGGATTCAACGCGAGTACAACGCAGAACACGGCCACGAGCCGGCGACCATCGAGAAGGCCATCGGCGAGACGAATCTACCCGGGAGCAAGACAGACACTGGCGAGTCGGCAACCGCCGACCCCAACGACGAGGAAGACGCCGCGCGGCTGGTCGAAGAGCTACAACAGCGCATGGAGGCGGCCGCCGACAACCTGGAGTTCGAACTCGCGGCCGACATCCGCGATCGCATCCGGGAGTTGCGCGAGGAGTACGACCTCGACGGCCCCGAGGACCCTGGCGCGGAGGGCGTACCAGCCCCCGAGCGGTGA
- a CDS encoding molybdopterin-binding protein produces the protein MDVSVLTIGEELLAGDIDNTNGTWLASALTARGVSVRRILTVPDDRDVIAERTRAHSGAFDAVIVTGGIGGTPDDVTMEAVADAFDRTLVASDLAIAHVQQRLAAVGESVPELDIDIEAEAAIPEGAKRLSNPEGLAPGCRLDNVYVLPGIPSEMRAMFETIAEEFTGEVTERVLYTVEPEANIVTDLTEARDRFEIRVGCYPDKDARHNRLKLTGADETALDDAAAWLLDTIDASETPVEREWDPDEEPTGGPE, from the coding sequence ATGGACGTCTCCGTGCTCACCATCGGCGAAGAACTACTGGCCGGTGATATCGACAACACCAACGGTACGTGGCTCGCCTCGGCGTTGACGGCCCGAGGCGTTTCAGTCCGACGGATACTCACCGTTCCCGACGATCGGGACGTGATCGCCGAGCGGACACGAGCACACAGTGGAGCCTTCGATGCCGTGATCGTCACCGGTGGGATCGGTGGAACGCCTGATGACGTGACGATGGAGGCCGTCGCGGACGCCTTCGATCGAACGTTGGTCGCCAGCGATCTCGCCATCGCCCACGTCCAGCAGCGACTGGCTGCGGTTGGCGAGTCGGTGCCCGAACTCGACATCGATATCGAGGCGGAAGCCGCCATCCCGGAGGGGGCCAAACGGTTGTCCAATCCCGAAGGGTTAGCACCGGGCTGTCGGCTGGACAACGTCTACGTCTTACCGGGGATCCCAAGCGAGATGCGAGCGATGTTCGAGACGATCGCCGAGGAGTTCACGGGCGAGGTGACTGAACGGGTCCTCTACACTGTCGAGCCCGAAGCGAACATCGTCACCGACCTGACCGAAGCACGCGACCGCTTCGAGATCCGAGTCGGCTGCTATCCGGACAAAGACGCCCGCCACAACCGGCTCAAACTCACCGGCGCTGACGAGACGGCACTCGACGACGCAGCAGCCTGGCTCCTGGACACGATCGACGCCAGCGAGACACCAGTCGAACGCGAGTGGGACCCGGACGAAGAGCCCACTGGCGGGCCGGAGTGA
- a CDS encoding trans-acting enoyl reductase family protein codes for MTVLIYGAYGYTGELVAREAVDRGLDVVLGGRNGTKTRGLAFQLDVDSRVFPVAEARHNLDGIDAVLNCAGPFNKTADPMVEACLATGTDYLDITGEIPVFEALAERDRDAEDADICLLAGVGFDVVPTDCLAAHLHDRLPTGTQLRLGIDTPGSVSGGTLATALDQIGAGGMVRRDGRLQSEPPGSRTRTIDFGTGPTHAVSAPMGDVSTAYYSTGIETIEVYLSAPEYAEYLLRASAAVSPLLAAPTVKRGLQALARTFVSGPSERARQRDRVSLWGEVSDGEKTVTSRLETPETYALTVDAATTALERIDADADLAGYQTPATAFGPEYVLNLDGVAGFVDE; via the coding sequence ATGACCGTTCTCATCTACGGGGCCTACGGGTACACGGGCGAACTCGTCGCCCGGGAGGCCGTCGATCGGGGTCTCGATGTCGTCCTCGGCGGGCGCAACGGGACGAAAACGCGCGGCCTCGCGTTCCAACTGGACGTCGACTCCCGTGTGTTCCCCGTCGCGGAGGCACGACACAATCTCGACGGGATCGACGCCGTTCTCAACTGCGCGGGTCCCTTTAACAAAACCGCCGACCCGATGGTCGAGGCCTGTCTGGCAACCGGAACGGACTATCTCGATATCACTGGCGAGATCCCCGTCTTCGAGGCGCTGGCCGAACGCGACCGGGACGCCGAAGACGCAGACATCTGTCTCCTGGCGGGCGTGGGTTTCGACGTCGTTCCGACCGACTGTCTGGCCGCCCACCTCCACGATAGACTGCCGACTGGGACGCAACTCAGACTGGGAATCGACACGCCGGGCTCTGTCTCGGGCGGGACGCTGGCAACGGCACTCGACCAGATTGGTGCGGGCGGGATGGTGCGACGGGACGGGCGACTCCAATCGGAACCGCCCGGATCGCGAACCCGGACCATCGACTTCGGAACCGGACCGACACACGCCGTCAGCGCGCCGATGGGCGACGTCTCGACGGCCTACTATTCGACGGGTATCGAGACCATCGAAGTGTACCTGTCCGCTCCCGAGTACGCCGAGTACCTGCTCCGGGCGAGTGCCGCTGTCTCACCGCTGCTGGCAGCTCCCACGGTCAAGCGCGGATTACAGGCACTCGCCCGGACGTTCGTCAGCGGGCCGTCCGAGCGCGCACGGCAGCGCGATCGAGTCTCCCTGTGGGGAGAAGTGAGCGACGGCGAGAAGACGGTGACGTCGCGGCTGGAGACGCCCGAAACGTACGCGTTGACGGTTGATGCGGCGACGACAGCCCTCGAACGGATCGACGCCGATGCCGACCTGGCCGGCTACCAGACGCCAGCCACGGCGTTCGGACCCGAATACGTCCTGAATCTGGACGGGGTCGCCGGGTTCGTCGACGAATGA
- a CDS encoding rubrerythrin family protein, which produces MDEDAFIEQIRADNDTALSRLGSSKALYADTDGDMDDETVLSAAADAEHHAAVTYQQWADTEDTGAVADAFAETAAEERDHYERVAGQLDEHEPGESVPAIQQYLRALDGTVDRLGGFVGRTIAAEKSKEQFTGYFVGEADPQTAQLFRDVGGDLDPQLDRAGELLESICDGEGDWERAAEAASGAIQEAYDAYTESLESMGVNPKPVC; this is translated from the coding sequence ATGGACGAAGACGCCTTCATCGAGCAAATTCGTGCCGACAACGACACCGCCCTCTCGCGGCTGGGCTCCTCGAAAGCCCTCTATGCCGATACGGACGGGGACATGGACGACGAGACGGTCCTCTCGGCGGCCGCCGACGCCGAACACCACGCCGCCGTCACCTATCAGCAGTGGGCCGACACCGAGGACACCGGCGCGGTCGCCGACGCTTTCGCAGAGACAGCCGCCGAGGAACGCGACCACTACGAGCGCGTCGCCGGACAGCTCGACGAGCACGAACCGGGCGAAAGCGTCCCCGCGATCCAGCAGTACCTCCGTGCTCTCGATGGAACGGTCGATCGCCTGGGTGGGTTCGTCGGTCGGACGATCGCCGCCGAGAAGTCAAAAGAACAGTTTACGGGCTACTTCGTCGGTGAGGCCGATCCCCAGACCGCACAGCTGTTCCGGGATGTCGGCGGGGACCTCGACCCGCAACTGGACCGGGCCGGCGAGTTACTCGAATCGATCTGCGACGGCGAAGGCGACTGGGAGCGGGCGGCTGAAGCCGCGAGTGGCGCGATCCAGGAAGCCTACGACGCTTACACGGAGTCCCTGGAGTCGATGGGCGTCAACCCCAAGCCGGTCTGTTGA